A genomic window from Candidatus Kouleothrix ribensis includes:
- a CDS encoding methyltransferase domain-containing protein, with the protein MLPQAHPAPEPVYFARVSAGLEQLAWGDIERHTGARLLGLGHRRVDFACAAAPAGLLALRAVDDVYVRVARLRGLDHTRASLGRLTRKLGEVDFDPALALIAQVRTLPEYPMYRVTASHLGRRNYSRYDIEGAVEQALTLRLPWRFVLNAADEPMPDLDLRVLLEADWALLGLRLGAAPLHRRDYKVAERPGALKPPVAYCLALLAGCAPGQVLLDPACGAGTILAEALALVPGGTVIGGDTDVDALMLAQMNLAALGAPAPIIEATTTRAPDAETAGSWLYQGDARAIPLAAGAIDTLVCNLPWGRQAPAGHDIAALYCDILREAARVLRPGGRAVLLTDRHAELRAALAAATGLQPAAELPISLFGSHPAIYLAERLPA; encoded by the coding sequence ATGCTGCCGCAGGCACACCCGGCTCCCGAACCAGTCTATTTCGCGCGGGTCAGCGCCGGGCTCGAGCAGCTGGCCTGGGGCGATATCGAGCGCCACACCGGCGCGCGGCTGCTGGGCCTGGGCCACCGGCGCGTCGATTTCGCGTGCGCCGCAGCACCGGCCGGCTTGCTTGCGCTGCGCGCAGTCGATGATGTGTATGTGCGGGTGGCGCGCCTGCGCGGCCTCGACCATACGCGCGCCAGCCTGGGCCGGCTCACCCGCAAGCTCGGCGAGGTCGATTTCGACCCGGCGCTGGCGCTGATCGCGCAGGTGCGCACGCTGCCCGAGTACCCTATGTACCGCGTCACCGCCAGCCACCTGGGCCGGCGCAACTACTCGCGCTACGACATCGAGGGCGCGGTCGAGCAGGCGCTGACGCTGCGGCTGCCCTGGCGCTTCGTGCTGAACGCGGCCGACGAGCCCATGCCTGATCTCGATCTGCGCGTGCTGCTCGAGGCCGACTGGGCGCTGCTGGGCTTGCGGCTGGGCGCCGCGCCACTGCACCGCCGCGACTACAAGGTGGCCGAGCGGCCGGGGGCGCTCAAGCCGCCGGTGGCCTACTGCCTGGCGCTGCTGGCCGGCTGCGCGCCTGGCCAGGTGCTGCTCGACCCGGCCTGTGGCGCGGGCACGATCCTGGCCGAGGCGCTGGCGCTCGTGCCCGGCGGCACGGTTATTGGCGGCGACACCGATGTGGATGCGCTTATGCTGGCGCAAATGAACCTGGCCGCGTTGGGCGCGCCGGCTCCGATCATCGAGGCCACCACAACCCGCGCGCCTGATGCTGAAACTGCCGGCAGCTGGCTATACCAGGGCGACGCGCGCGCCATCCCGCTGGCGGCTGGCGCGATCGACACGCTGGTGTGCAACCTGCCGTGGGGCCGGCAGGCGCCGGCTGGCCACGACATCGCGGCGCTCTACTGCGACATCCTGCGCGAGGCCGCGCGGGTGCTGCGCCCCGGCGGCCGGGCCGTACTGCTGACCGATCGCCACGCCGAGCTGCGCGCCGCACTGGCCGCCGCCACCGGGCTACAGCCGGCCGCCGAGCTGCCGATCAGCCTGTTCGGCAGCCACCCGGCGATCTATCTCGCCGAACGCCTGCCCGCTTGA
- a CDS encoding alpha-ketoacid dehydrogenase subunit beta, which produces MPQLNMIEAIRSALTDALAADERVFVLGEDVGLKGGVFLATEGLLARFGEDRVVDMPIAEAAIVGVAIGAALHGLRPVAEIQFADYIHPAIDQILNEAARLRYRSNGDWHCPIVVRAPFGAGVHGALYHSQSTEALFTSTPGLKVVAPSTPYDAKGMLLAAIEDPDPVIFFEHKQLYRGAREQVPEGVYSVPLGRAAVRRAGEQISLYTYGLMAHHSLAAAEAVAAEGISVEVIDLRTLYPLDQATILASVAKTGKALIVHEDKLTGGLGGEISAIIAEHAFEQLDAPVRRLASPDVHAVAFNDALEAHFMLNPAKIAAALRDLAAY; this is translated from the coding sequence ATGCCACAGCTAAACATGATCGAGGCCATTCGCAGCGCGCTGACCGATGCGCTGGCCGCCGACGAGCGCGTATTCGTGCTGGGCGAGGACGTTGGGCTGAAGGGCGGGGTGTTTCTAGCCACCGAGGGCCTGCTGGCGCGCTTCGGCGAGGATCGCGTGGTCGATATGCCGATCGCCGAGGCCGCGATCGTGGGCGTGGCGATCGGCGCCGCGCTGCATGGCCTGCGGCCGGTGGCCGAGATCCAGTTCGCCGACTACATCCACCCGGCGATCGACCAGATCCTGAACGAGGCCGCACGCTTGCGCTACCGCTCGAACGGCGATTGGCACTGCCCGATCGTTGTGCGCGCACCGTTTGGCGCGGGCGTGCATGGCGCGCTGTATCACTCGCAGAGCACCGAGGCGCTGTTCACCAGCACGCCTGGCCTGAAGGTAGTGGCGCCTTCGACGCCCTATGACGCCAAGGGCATGCTGCTGGCCGCGATCGAAGACCCCGACCCGGTGATCTTCTTCGAGCACAAACAGCTCTACCGCGGCGCGCGCGAGCAGGTGCCCGAGGGCGTGTACAGTGTGCCGCTGGGCCGTGCGGCCGTGCGGCGGGCCGGCGAGCAGATCAGCCTGTATACCTACGGCCTGATGGCGCACCACAGCCTGGCTGCAGCCGAGGCGGTTGCAGCCGAGGGCATCAGCGTCGAGGTGATCGACTTGCGCACGCTCTACCCGCTCGACCAGGCCACGATCCTGGCCTCGGTGGCAAAGACCGGCAAGGCGCTGATCGTTCACGAAGACAAGCTGACCGGCGGGCTGGGCGGCGAGATCAGCGCGATTATCGCCGAGCACGCCTTCGAACAGCTCGACGCGCCGGTGCGGCGGCTGGCATCACCCGATGTACACGCGGTTGCGTTCAACGATGCGCTCGAAGCGCATTTTATGCTCAACCCGGCCAAGATCGCCGCCGCGCTGCGCGATCTGGCGGCGTATTAG
- a CDS encoding thiamine pyrophosphate-dependent dehydrogenase E1 component subunit alpha: protein MNTPPAGPSSEPPTLHADHAALGLSDAQVLAALRGMILSRTVDDRLWLLSRQGKIHFVITSAGHEATQFGCALAINVGRDYVVPYYRDMALALALGQTARDLLLHAFGRAADPASGGRQMFGHFNSRALRIVSGSSSVGSHPLHAVGLAWAFRITQAAGLAAITFFGEGATAEGAWHEAINFAGIHQLPVVFVCENNQYAISVPQRRELPVPDVAAKAAGYGMPGVIVDGNDLFAVYAAARAAMDRARAGGGPTLLECKTYRFRPHSNADDDRKYRSEAEVQAWRARDPIVLLERYALQRELLGQAELSELRQVVAAEVDQAIDAAERAPGPALDTLLDHLYGA, encoded by the coding sequence ATGAATACCCCACCCGCCGGGCCTTCATCCGAGCCGCCCACGCTCCACGCCGACCACGCCGCGCTGGGGCTTTCCGATGCGCAGGTGCTGGCCGCGCTGCGCGGCATGATCCTGTCGCGCACGGTCGACGACCGGCTGTGGCTGCTCAGCCGCCAGGGCAAGATCCACTTCGTGATTACGTCGGCCGGGCACGAGGCCACCCAGTTCGGCTGCGCACTGGCGATCAATGTCGGCCGCGACTACGTGGTGCCCTACTACCGCGATATGGCGCTGGCGCTGGCGCTTGGGCAGACCGCGCGCGATCTGCTGCTGCACGCCTTTGGGCGCGCCGCCGACCCGGCCAGCGGCGGGCGGCAGATGTTCGGCCACTTCAACAGCCGCGCGCTGCGGATCGTCAGCGGCTCGAGCTCGGTCGGCAGCCACCCGCTGCATGCGGTTGGCCTGGCCTGGGCCTTTCGCATCACTCAAGCGGCTGGCCTGGCCGCGATTACATTCTTCGGCGAGGGCGCCACCGCCGAGGGCGCATGGCACGAGGCGATCAACTTCGCGGGCATCCACCAGCTGCCGGTGGTGTTTGTGTGCGAGAACAACCAGTACGCGATCTCGGTGCCGCAGCGCCGCGAGCTGCCGGTGCCGGATGTGGCCGCCAAGGCCGCCGGCTACGGCATGCCCGGCGTGATTGTCGATGGCAACGACCTGTTTGCGGTGTACGCGGCCGCGCGCGCGGCCATGGATCGCGCCCGCGCCGGCGGCGGGCCGACGCTGCTCGAGTGCAAGACCTACCGCTTCCGCCCGCACTCGAACGCCGATGACGACCGCAAGTATCGTAGCGAGGCCGAGGTGCAGGCCTGGCGCGCGCGCGACCCGATCGTGCTGCTCGAGCGCTACGCGCTACAGCGCGAGCTGCTAGGCCAGGCCGAGCTGAGCGAGCTACGCCAGGTGGTTGCCGCCGAAGTCGACCAGGCGATCGACGCGGCCGAGCGTGCGCCAGGGCCGGCGCTCGACACACTGCTCGACCACCTGTACGGCGCGTAG
- a CDS encoding ABC transporter permease: protein MSQLANISSAVAPPPDNQRSAPGFWRRLMRSRAGLLSLIVVVLVVLAALAGPWLYPVDATRTDFGTINAAPSRTHPLGTDRLGHDTLARLLAGLRVSLLVALVVELINIGLGGALGLLAGYFGGWVDTLIARVADMVFAFPGLLLAILVAAVFGQWVTENYGSTARLVLVAASISLVGWPLMARYVRGQTLSLRERDFVLAARAIGQSELGILRQHILPNVAGLVITAATLDVVNAIVGEATLSLLGLGIQSPATSIGKMIVEATPLLGQNSLLVFVPAATLTLLVLAFSFLGDGLRQALDPGNR, encoded by the coding sequence ATGAGTCAGCTGGCGAACATATCGAGCGCCGTCGCGCCGCCGCCCGACAACCAGCGATCCGCGCCGGGTTTCTGGCGCCGGCTGATGCGCAGCCGGGCCGGCTTGCTCAGCCTGATCGTCGTGGTGCTGGTGGTGCTGGCGGCACTGGCCGGCCCGTGGCTCTACCCGGTCGATGCGACGCGCACTGATTTTGGCACGATCAACGCCGCGCCGTCGCGTACACACCCGCTCGGCACCGACCGGCTTGGCCACGACACCCTGGCGCGCCTGCTGGCCGGCCTGCGCGTGTCGCTGCTGGTGGCGCTGGTGGTCGAGCTGATCAACATCGGGCTGGGCGGCGCGCTGGGGCTGCTGGCCGGCTACTTCGGCGGCTGGGTCGACACGCTGATCGCGCGGGTGGCCGATATGGTATTCGCGTTTCCCGGCCTGCTGCTGGCCATCCTGGTTGCGGCGGTGTTTGGCCAGTGGGTCACCGAGAACTACGGCAGCACTGCCCGGCTGGTGCTGGTGGCCGCCTCGATCAGCCTGGTTGGTTGGCCGCTGATGGCGCGCTATGTGCGCGGCCAGACGCTCAGCCTGCGCGAGCGCGATTTCGTGCTGGCGGCGCGCGCGATCGGCCAGAGCGAGCTGGGCATCCTGCGCCAGCACATCCTGCCGAACGTCGCCGGTCTGGTGATCACCGCCGCCACGCTCGATGTGGTCAACGCGATCGTCGGCGAGGCCACGCTCAGCCTGCTCGGCCTGGGCATCCAGTCGCCGGCCACCAGCATCGGCAAGATGATCGTCGAGGCGACGCCGCTGCTGGGCCAGAATAGCCTGCTGGTGTTCGTGCCGGCCGCCACGCTCACGCTGCTGGTGCTGGCGTTCTCGTTCCTTGGCGATGGCCTGCGCCAGGCGCTTGACCCTGGCAACCGCTGA
- a CDS encoding peptide ABC transporter substrate-binding protein has product MRTRAFSTLSLVLMLVALLAAACGQGGAGQSPTPAADAPPTAGAAATAPATDATAAAAPTAATGGTAPADTLRWPVEGLSELTSLDPAKPGDAPNNIVIGLIFAGLVRLGPDLEVQPDGAASWKVSEDGKVYTFTIRDGLKFGDGTPVSANDFAYSINRALSPDIGAFAASAHFGHIVGAQEVIDGKAKAATGVKAIDAKTLEVTLDAPIAYFLALLTYADTSVVPQKLIESGANWQEQAYGTGPFKVKEWKHGQSIVLEANPNYWQGRPGIAYVQMPFTKDSETAYQLYQTGELDIQGSGQNPVPAAHIPDVQSLPDFKSAAQLTTRYIGFNHLKPPFDNLAVRRAFALAIDKPTLANQVLAGGVVPADRILPTGLVGTQLPIKPLAFDAAAAKDALAQAGFANGQGLPEITLAYGQEGDNETVVQALQSMWEQNLGVKVKLQSFELATFSKNLDTTYYTPTEGLQFYYSVWGADYPDPQNFLSQLLRSGNPNNNGHFSDPQFDQLVDEADRLGDRTQIERRLQLYNQAEQIAIDQVAWAPLFYPKLNILLRPRVTGIVLTPQGLIIPDWSKVELK; this is encoded by the coding sequence ATGCGCACCCGTGCCTTCTCAACGCTCAGCCTGGTGCTGATGCTCGTGGCGCTGCTGGCTGCGGCCTGTGGCCAGGGCGGCGCCGGGCAGTCGCCTACCCCCGCAGCCGATGCTCCACCCACCGCAGGCGCCGCCGCCACCGCGCCGGCCACCGATGCCACGGCGGCCGCCGCGCCAACCGCCGCCACAGGCGGCACCGCCCCGGCCGACACACTACGCTGGCCGGTCGAGGGCCTGAGCGAGCTGACCTCGCTCGACCCGGCCAAGCCCGGCGATGCGCCCAATAATATTGTGATCGGCCTGATCTTCGCCGGCCTGGTGCGGCTCGGCCCCGACCTCGAGGTGCAGCCCGATGGCGCTGCCAGCTGGAAGGTCAGCGAAGATGGCAAGGTGTATACGTTTACCATCCGCGACGGCCTGAAATTCGGCGATGGCACGCCCGTCAGCGCCAACGACTTCGCCTACTCGATCAACCGCGCGCTCTCGCCCGATATTGGCGCGTTTGCGGCCTCGGCCCACTTCGGCCATATCGTTGGCGCGCAGGAGGTGATCGACGGCAAGGCCAAGGCAGCCACTGGCGTCAAGGCGATCGACGCCAAGACGCTCGAGGTGACGCTTGACGCGCCGATCGCCTACTTCCTGGCGCTGCTGACCTACGCCGACACCTCGGTGGTGCCGCAGAAGCTGATCGAGAGCGGCGCGAACTGGCAAGAGCAAGCCTACGGCACCGGCCCGTTCAAGGTCAAGGAGTGGAAGCACGGCCAGTCGATCGTGCTCGAGGCCAATCCGAACTATTGGCAGGGCCGGCCCGGCATTGCATATGTGCAGATGCCGTTCACCAAAGACAGCGAGACGGCCTATCAGCTGTACCAGACCGGCGAGCTCGATATTCAGGGCAGCGGCCAGAACCCCGTGCCGGCCGCGCATATCCCCGACGTGCAGAGCCTGCCCGACTTCAAATCGGCCGCGCAGCTGACCACGCGCTACATTGGCTTCAACCATCTCAAGCCGCCCTTCGACAACCTGGCAGTGCGGCGGGCCTTTGCGCTGGCGATCGACAAGCCGACCCTGGCCAACCAGGTGCTCGCCGGCGGAGTCGTGCCGGCCGACCGCATCCTGCCGACCGGGCTGGTGGGCACGCAGCTGCCGATCAAGCCGCTGGCGTTCGATGCGGCTGCCGCCAAGGATGCGCTGGCCCAGGCCGGCTTCGCCAACGGCCAGGGCCTGCCCGAGATCACGCTGGCCTATGGGCAAGAGGGCGATAACGAGACGGTGGTGCAGGCGCTGCAGAGCATGTGGGAGCAAAACCTGGGCGTGAAGGTCAAGCTCCAATCGTTCGAGCTGGCCACCTTTAGCAAGAACCTCGACACAACCTACTACACGCCCACCGAGGGCCTGCAGTTCTACTACAGCGTGTGGGGCGCCGACTACCCCGACCCGCAGAATTTTCTCTCGCAGCTGCTGCGCAGCGGCAACCCGAACAACAATGGCCACTTCTCCGACCCGCAGTTCGATCAGCTGGTCGATGAGGCCGACCGGCTGGGCGACCGCACCCAGATCGAGCGGCGGCTACAGCTCTACAACCAGGCCGAGCAGATCGCGATCGACCAGGTCGCCTGGGCGCCGCTGTTCTACCCCAAGCTGAACATCCTGCTGCGGCCGCGCGTCACGGGGATCGTGCTGACGCCACAGGGCCTGATCATCCCCGACTGGTCGAAGGTTGAGCTGAAGTAG
- a CDS encoding ABC transporter permease: MLRFFTRRAVSMLFVLFSLTFLTFLIGHLAPGDPILVLMGPRRDPATYARLQHLYGLDRPLVEQYFGYVAGLLRGNLGLSFQYEGRPVIGLIRQGVGISLAVGGLALLLSMLVGVPLGMLAALRHYTLADRGIVGAALVLYSIPSFVLIPLLWAINLAAYRARLPSLPQAGWGRPEHVVLPVLVLAAANIGYIIQLTRAALLEVLREDYVRTAHAKGLPQRLVINRHVLRNALLPLITFVGPAAAFLVTGAFVVEVLFNIPGMGRIAVEAVGRRDYPVIQGTTIILGLAVVLMNLVSDLLYQVFDPRVRLADT; this comes from the coding sequence ATGCTGCGATTCTTCACCCGCCGCGCGGTCAGCATGCTGTTTGTGCTGTTCAGCCTGACATTTCTCACGTTTCTGATCGGCCACCTCGCGCCCGGCGACCCGATCTTGGTGCTGATGGGGCCGCGGCGCGACCCGGCGACATACGCGCGGCTGCAGCATCTGTATGGCCTCGACCGGCCGCTGGTTGAGCAGTACTTTGGCTACGTGGCCGGCCTGCTGCGCGGCAACCTCGGGCTGTCGTTCCAGTACGAGGGCCGGCCGGTGATCGGGCTGATCCGCCAGGGCGTGGGCATCTCGCTGGCGGTGGGCGGGCTGGCGCTGCTCCTGAGCATGCTGGTGGGCGTGCCATTGGGCATGCTGGCCGCGCTGCGCCACTATACCCTGGCCGATCGTGGGATCGTAGGCGCCGCGCTGGTGCTCTACTCGATCCCCAGCTTCGTGCTCATCCCGCTGCTGTGGGCGATCAACCTGGCGGCCTACCGCGCCAGGCTGCCGAGCCTGCCGCAGGCCGGCTGGGGCCGCCCCGAGCATGTGGTGCTGCCGGTGCTGGTGCTGGCGGCGGCGAATATCGGCTACATCATCCAGCTGACCCGCGCGGCGCTGCTCGAGGTGCTGCGCGAGGACTACGTGCGCACTGCGCATGCGAAGGGCCTGCCGCAGCGCCTGGTGATCAACCGCCATGTGCTGCGCAACGCGCTACTGCCGCTGATTACCTTCGTCGGCCCGGCGGCGGCGTTCCTGGTCACCGGCGCGTTTGTGGTCGAGGTGCTGTTCAATATTCCCGGCATGGGCCGCATCGCGGTCGAGGCAGTCGGCCGGCGCGATTACCCGGTGATCCAGGGTACGACGATCATCCTGGGGCTTGCGGTGGTGCTGATGAACCTGGTCAGCGATCTGCTCTACCAGGTGTTCGATCCGCGCGTCCGCCTGGCCGATACCTAG